In Eriocheir sinensis breed Jianghai 21 chromosome 10, ASM2467909v1, whole genome shotgun sequence, the following proteins share a genomic window:
- the LOC126996549 gene encoding uncharacterized protein LOC126996549, which produces MATPTVVTWACLLVVLAAADAVPRPQPPPLPVLREGQPLGSGKPHYLLLETLRPRASANDIQEQDLAASGEPNERFNEEGVWESIALTQLPSLLTSQGFTEGAKVPKRLLWDSSGQEGSYAATINRRNDSKKNVHRRQKRYTIKHKLRSIAVPLSVFNFLGFLPVRVPGLPYHNELPSPDYGHYETKYDVYVPRYRRRKTFRRF; this is translated from the coding sequence ATGGCGACGCCGACGGTGGTGACCTGGGCGTGCCTGCTGGTGGTGCTCGCGGCCGCAGATGCAGTCCCCCGCCCACAGCCGCCGCCGCTCCCCGTCCTACGTGAAGGCCAACCTCTAGGAAGTGGAAAGCCACATTACCTCCTCTTGGAAACGCTCAGACCAAGGGCTTCAGCTAATGACATCCAGGAACAGGATTTAGCAGCCTCTGGTGAGCCAAATGAGCGATTCAACGAAGAGGGTGTCTGGGAGTCAATAGCCCTGACGCAGCTCCCTTCGCTCCTCACGTCTCAAGGTTTCACTGAAGGAGCAAAGGTGCCAAAACGGTTGCTCTGGGATTCATCTGGGCAAGAGGGGTCATATGCTGCCACCATCAATCGCCGCAATGATTCGAAGAAGAATGTCCACAGGAGGCAGAAGAGGTACACCATCAAGCACAAGCTGAGGTCCATTGCGGTGCCCCTCAGCGTCTTCAACTTCTTGGGCTTCCTGCCGGTGCGGGTGCCCGGGCTGCCATACCACAACGAACTGCCGTCACCGGACTACGGCCACTACGAGACCAAGTACGATGTGTACGTCCCCAGGTACAGGAGGCGCAAGACATTTAGGAGGTTCTGA